CGATATACTCGTGGCCGTCGGCATCATATATGCGGCAGCCGGCGCCCTTCTTCATGAAGACCGGATAGGGAAGGTAATGTGCAGTGGTGCGCGTGTCGCCGCCTGGCATGTACCGGCGCGCCGGCTCCATTAACTGCTTCGACTTCTGCGACCATTGAAAATACGACTCCTGAATTTCCTCGAAGTTTTTCGCCATGATAATACCTCACCTGTTATCGCTATGGGTTTCTGCCAAGACCCTATTAATCAAAGCATCTGCGTATTCCTGCGGTGATTCATACGGGATCATGTGGCCGGAGTTTTCGAAAAAGACAATGTGCTTTCCCCGAGGCGCTATTAACGCGTCAACATAACGTTCGACCAACGCACCCGGCGTATTGTAATCATATTTTCCAACAAAAAAATAAACGGGAATATCCACTTGAGGAGCCTGCACAAATAAATCCGTGTCTTTGCCCTCCTCCCACAGGCATGAGGGGGAAAAATCTCCTCCACGGAAAAACTTCAGCCCGTCAACCAGCGAGTAATCCGGTGACGAAAGGCCTATCTTCAGCATGTCTTTAAACCTGAGGTCTGAATGAGACTGGCCGCCGAAATGTTCCAGCCATTTCCGCTGCATGAGGAGTTCATCGCGGCTCTTATAGGGAGGGGCAATCGCCCGAAGTTCTTGCAGGGCGCGCTGATTTCCGGTCTGCGCAGCTTCTTTTGTGACGAAGTCGTAGGAAATCCTCTCGGCTTCATCGTATTCGACCACCTGGCTGACGCCGACAAAAGCATGAAACAGCTCGGGATATCGTGCGGCCGAAAGCATCCCGATCTCGCTCCCCCAAGAATGGCCCACCAGGTAAATCTTCGGAACACCGAGTCTTTTCTTCAGCAGCTCAGAGAGGGATTTTATGTCTGAGACAAACTGCTCCCGATTCATCGTTTCCCGCGGGATATCAGGATTGAATGATTTGCCGGCGCCGCGCTGGTCCCAGTGCACCACCACAAAATGTTTCACAAGTTCGCCATCGAAGTGGCGGGCGATGGAGATATCGGCGGCGCCCGGCCCCCCATGCAGATGGAGGAGAACAGGATTCGAAACGTCGCAGCCGCGGATGAGAATCCACTGTTTGACGCCATTCAGGTCTACGGCTTCCAGCAATTCGATCCCGTTCGGCGAGCGAATAGCCGTGGCCTGCATCACTTTATCCTGCAGGTATGCACGATAGGAAATTGTGAGGAATGAAACGAGCAGCACCAACAGTACGAGCGACAAGAGAAAATATCTTGTCAACAATTTGAGAATTTTATGGAAGTTCATCTATTTGCCCCGCCTCCTAGAAAAATGCCATTCCTTTCCCCTGAACCTGCTCATAACGAAAATCGTGCGAATGAATTCGCACCTACCGCAGGCGCCTCTTTTCCAAAATCGAGTTCACGCTGCGCGTATGATGGCGTTGCGAAACGCGTCTATTTGTTCTCCGACTTTTCGAATTCTCGCCGGAAAGCGTTCACAACTCCATTGACGATGTTTTCCGGTCGCGATACTACCGGAGAATCCACGACCAATGCTGTAAGCAAGCCTTCAAAAGAAACAAACAGCATCTGAACCAGCAGATCGCGTCGTCTCTTTTTCATGTGCGGATACTGCCGTTTAATTTCGGGCACGACGATTTCCTCGAATTCGCGGTCGGCCTGGCTGTGCATTGCCTTGAAGTCAGCATCCACAAGAGCCATGCTCATGTATTCGCGCGTGATGCCTCGCAGAAGAGGGTCGACCGCGAGAAAATGAAACTGGCGCTCGAGCGCCTCGCGCAGCCCTTCAAAAAAATCCTCTTCGCTTGCCAATGCTTCCGAAAGGAGACGGTTCGATTTTTCCTGGCGGAACCGGTTCAGCTTCATCAGCAGTCCTTTCTTGCCGCTGAAATGATGATAGACGGCGCCCATGGTGAGGCCGGCCCGCCGTGCGATTTCACGAATCGAGGCAGCCTGGAACCCGCTTTCGGCAAAACATTCCATCGCTGCACGGAGCAGCTTTCGGCGGGTCAGTTCCGCCGCCTTTTCATGCAAAGCCTTGGGGTCTTCATCGAAGTTTAACAGGTAATCGCGCGACAGCGGATTCCGGGCGTCTGACATAACATTGTTATCTATCATAGCAGCGTTATTATATCCTTGACTCCCCTCTTTGTCAAGCCCCTCTTCCCTGCCGCCCGTACGTTCTGCGACGACCTGCCCAAAACCCCGCCTGAAAGCCATGGCCCACGTGCGGCTTTTTCCTTGACTTTGCCAAAAAGGACGGGATAGAATTGAGCGAAACATTACCCCGTTTCCTGATTGCCCCAAGGAAGCACAAGATGTCTTCCCAGAAGCAGAGAGAATCGAGCAAGTGAATTTTCCCTCACAGCATATCAAGAGAAGGATATCGCCATGGGAGCCTTTGAAGAGTTAGCGGAAGTATCCAATGAGTTGCAGAACCGGTTCGTGCACAAATGGAAGGAAGGGGGGAAAAAGGTCGTCGGCTACGTCTGCTCTTATCTGCCGGAAGAGATACTCTTTGCGGCGGACATCCTGCCATTCAGGATCACGGGCAGCGGGTGCGGCGAGACCGCTCTGGCGGATTCCTACCTGACGAGAGTAAACTGTTCCTTCTCGCGATGCTGTCTGGAATTGGCTTTGAGCGGGAAATACAGCTTTCTTGACGGCGCGGTTTTCGTGAATGGCTGCGACCATATCCGGCGCGCCTACGACAATTGGGCTGCCCATACCAGCGCGCTTCCCTTCATGTATATCCTGCCGGTTCCACATGTGCTGACATCCGACGCCTTGAACTGGTACCGCGAAGAAGTGAACAAACTGAAGGCGAGCCTCGAAGAGAATCTTGGGGTCAAAATTCCCGACGAAAAACTCAAAGGAGCGATTAAGACGTATAATGATACGCGAAGTCTTCTTCAGAAATTGTATGACCTGAGGGCGAAGGATCAACCTGTTTTCAGCGGCGCAGACAAGATGGCCATCCTGGCGGCGGCAAGCCGGATGCCGAAGGACGAATTCAACAAGTTATTGGCCGCCGCCCTTGATGAGTCTGAAGGCAACAAGAGAGGCGCCGATGCGGGAGTGCGCCTGCTCATTGCCGGCAGTGTTATGGATGACGCCGACTTTATTCGGAATGTGGAAGACCTGGGGGCGGTCGTCGTGGCGGACGCTCTCTGCTATGGGGCGCGGACTTTTTCAAATTTGACGGACGAAACCGTTGACCCAATCGAGGCCCTTGTTCAGAGGTATTTCCATCACGTACCCTGCCCGAGGATGGCGGGAGAATATCACAGCCGGCTGGAATTTGTGAAGCAGCAGGCGGAGCGCGGCCGGGTTGACGGCGTCATACTGGAGTACATAAAATTCTGCGATTTGCACGGGACCGACAATGCTCTGCTCAAGAACGATCTTGAGAAGGCGGGCATCCCGGCGCTCGAACTCGAGCGCCAATATGGTCCGCTGGCCGACGCAGGCCGTGTTCGCACGCGAGTGCAGGCTTTCCTGGAAAGAATCCGGAGATAACAACATGCAAAACGACGCCATTCCACGCATTGTCGAGGCTTTCGAACAGGCTTCGATGCTGCCTGAAGACCTAAATCTTGAGTCGCCCGAGATGAAAACGATCCTGGATTTTTTGCCGGAGACCAGACGCAACACGTTTCTCGCGATGGCGAAAGACCCGGACGTAAGGAAAATGTCGGCTGTGTTCAACCGCGGATTGGGCAAGTACTGGAAAACTCTGCTTTCGGCACGGGACTCGGGGAAGAAGGTGGCTTTTGTCCCGTTTAATTTCTCGCCCGAGATTTTTCATGCGCTCGATATCATTCCCGTATGCGTCGAGGTTCTGACAACGATGGCGCTTCCCCTGGAAGAAGGGATCGAAGGCTATTTAGACCTTTCGGTCGAGCGCGGGCTTCCCGATACAATGTGCTCGGCGCAGCGCGGAGTAATCGGGCTTTTTGAAGCAGGCGTGCTCGAGAAACCCGACCTGCTGGTCAATGGCGCCCTTGGTTCATGCGATCCGAATTCCAAGGCATTCGAGTACATGGCCGAGAAATTCGACATCCCGGTCCTGTACCTCGACATTCCTTATTATTCCGATAAGCGGGCGCTCGACTACTACGCGAAGGGCTTCAAGGACGTGGTGGCAGCGATACAACAGATGACCGGCGCCAAGCTCAAGGCAGATCGCCTCCGCGAGGTCGTCGAGAACACGAATAAGGCGTCGGAGCTTTTTTACGAAATTGCAGAGTTGAAGAAGAACATTCCAAATCCGGTGCCGAACTATTACAACATGCATCATACCGGCGCCAAGCTGACAATGGCGGGTACAATGGACGCGATTGAATATTATCAGACAGCTCTTGCGATATGCAAAGAACGACTGAAGCAAGGAAAACACGTGCTGCCTCGGGAAAACATCCGCCTCTTTTTCATCTATACTCCTTACTATTTCGATAATTCGATCTATTCGTGGTTTCAGGAAGAAATCGGCGTTTCCTGGATCATGGACGTGCTCAACGCATTCGATTTCAATCCGTTCATCGACACCTCGAGCGTGGATAGCATGCTCTATGGACTCG
This window of the Candidatus Abyssobacteria bacterium SURF_5 genome carries:
- a CDS encoding alpha/beta hydrolase yields the protein MNFHKILKLLTRYFLLSLVLLVLLVSFLTISYRAYLQDKVMQATAIRSPNGIELLEAVDLNGVKQWILIRGCDVSNPVLLHLHGGPGAADISIARHFDGELVKHFVVVHWDQRGAGKSFNPDIPRETMNREQFVSDIKSLSELLKKRLGVPKIYLVGHSWGSEIGMLSAARYPELFHAFVGVSQVVEYDEAERISYDFVTKEAAQTGNQRALQELRAIAPPYKSRDELLMQRKWLEHFGGQSHSDLRFKDMLKIGLSSPDYSLVDGLKFFRGGDFSPSCLWEEGKDTDLFVQAPQVDIPVYFFVGKYDYNTPGALVERYVDALIAPRGKHIVFFENSGHMIPYESPQEYADALINRVLAETHSDNR
- a CDS encoding TetR/AcrR family transcriptional regulator — encoded protein: MFRSILSRPFWQSQGKSRTWAMAFRRGFGQVVAERTGGREEGLDKEGSQGYNNAAMIDNNVMSDARNPLSRDYLLNFDEDPKALHEKAAELTRRKLLRAAMECFAESGFQAASIREIARRAGLTMGAVYHHFSGKKGLLMKLNRFRQEKSNRLLSEALASEEDFFEGLREALERQFHFLAVDPLLRGITREYMSMALVDADFKAMHSQADREFEEIVVPEIKRQYPHMKKRRRDLLVQMLFVSFEGLLTALVVDSPVVSRPENIVNGVVNAFRREFEKSENK
- a CDS encoding 2-hydroxyacyl-CoA dehydratase, which translates into the protein MGAFEELAEVSNELQNRFVHKWKEGGKKVVGYVCSYLPEEILFAADILPFRITGSGCGETALADSYLTRVNCSFSRCCLELALSGKYSFLDGAVFVNGCDHIRRAYDNWAAHTSALPFMYILPVPHVLTSDALNWYREEVNKLKASLEENLGVKIPDEKLKGAIKTYNDTRSLLQKLYDLRAKDQPVFSGADKMAILAAASRMPKDEFNKLLAAALDESEGNKRGADAGVRLLIAGSVMDDADFIRNVEDLGAVVVADALCYGARTFSNLTDETVDPIEALVQRYFHHVPCPRMAGEYHSRLEFVKQQAERGRVDGVILEYIKFCDLHGTDNALLKNDLEKAGIPALELERQYGPLADAGRVRTRVQAFLERIRR
- a CDS encoding 2-hydroxyacyl-CoA dehydratase; the protein is MLCSRTILRRRASRRSNSSANMVRWPTQAVFARECRLSWKESGDNNMQNDAIPRIVEAFEQASMLPEDLNLESPEMKTILDFLPETRRNTFLAMAKDPDVRKMSAVFNRGLGKYWKTLLSARDSGKKVAFVPFNFSPEIFHALDIIPVCVEVLTTMALPLEEGIEGYLDLSVERGLPDTMCSAQRGVIGLFEAGVLEKPDLLVNGALGSCDPNSKAFEYMAEKFDIPVLYLDIPYYSDKRALDYYAKGFKDVVAAIQQMTGAKLKADRLREVVENTNKASELFYEIAELKKNIPNPVPNYYNMHHTGAKLTMAGTMDAIEYYQTALAICKERLKQGKHVLPRENIRLFFIYTPYYFDNSIYSWFQEEIGVSWIMDVLNAFDFNPFIDTSSVDSMLYGLAEEMFNLPMTRQLKGGWNAPDNWLFDVLYYVKTYKADCCVFSGHTACKQAWGVYRLVADEVKRQLGVPSLRLEGDGWDSRITPMSVIKEQFEEFFATIL